CCTTTTTGTTTGAGCAGCTGCATGACCGCCGGGAACAGGGTCATATGGGCGCCGGACAAGATGCTGAGCCCGATGCCATCGACGTCCTCCTGCGCCGCCGCTTCAGCGATCATCTCCGGCGTCTGATGCAGACCGGTATAAATCACCTCGAACCCGGCATCACGCAGGGCACGCGCGATGATCTTCGCCCCGCGGTCATGCCCGTCCAGTCCGGGTTTCGCCACTAGAATTCGCAATCGTTTCTCAGGCACGCTTAGTTCCTCCGGAAGTCTATCTCAAATCCACGCGGGATCGCGGTACACGCCAAACACGTCACGGAACACATCCGAGATCTCGCCGACGGTGCACTCCTGTTTGACGGCTTCGATGATCGGCGGCATCAGGTTCGTCCCATCCGCGGCGGCTTGCTTGACCGAGGCCAGGGCCGCGCCGACCGCCGCGGCGTTGCGCGCCTGTTTGCGCTGGCGCACGCGCTGCACTTGTTTGGGCTCGACGTCAGCGCCGATCCGCAGGAGTTCGAGTGGCGGCTCATCCTCTATCTGGTACTTATTGGCGCCGACCATGATCTTCTCACCGCGATCGATCTCCTGCTGGTAGCGGTAGGCGGCTTCGGCGATCTCCTTCTGCGGGTATCCCAGTTCGATGGCGCGAACGATGCCGCCCAGCTCATCGATGCGATGGATGTAGGCCAAGGCTTCTTTCTCCAGCCGGTCGGTGAGCGCCTCCACGGCGTAGCTGCCGCCGAGCGGGTCGACGATGTTGGCGACGCCGGTTTCCTCGGCGATGATCTGTTGCGTGCGCAGGGCGACGAGCACTGCTTGTTCACTCGGCAGGGCCAAGGTTTCGTCCATGGAATTGGTGTGCAGCGACTGCGTCCCGCCGAGCACGCCGGCCAGCGCCTGGATGGCAACGCGCACCACATTGTTCAGCGGCTGCTGCGCCGTCAGGCTGCATCCCGCCGTCTGTGCATGCGTGCGCAGCAGCCACGAGCGCGGGTCCTTGGCCCCGAAGCGCTCGCGCATGATGGTGGCCCACATGCGCCGCGCCGCCCGGAACTTGGCGATCTCCTCGAAGAAGTCGCTGTGCACGTTGAAGAAGAACGACAGCCGCGGAGCGAAGGTGTCCACCTCGAGGCCACGTTCGATCGCCGCCTGCACGTAGCCGATGCCATCGGCCAGCGTGAAGGCCAGCTCCTGCGCCGCCGTCGAGCCGGCCTCGCGAATGTGGTAGCCCGATATCGACACCGCATGCCAGCGCGGCGCCTGGCGCGCGCAGAATTCGATCATGTCGACGATCACCCGCACCGAGGGCGCCGGCGGGCTGATCCATTCCTTCTGCGCGATGAACTCCTTGAGCATGTCGTTCTGAATCGTGCCGCCCAGCTTATTCCAGGCGATCCCCCGGCGTTGGGCCATGGCGAAGTACATGGCCAGCAAAACGCTGGCGCTGCAGTTGACCGTCATGGACGTAGTGACGCGATCGAGCGGGATGTCGGCGAACAGCGCTTCCATGTCCGCCAGACTGGACACGGCCACCCCCTCGCGACCGACCTCGCCTAGGGAACGCGGGTGATCGGCGTCGTACCCCATGAGCGTCGGCATATCGAAGGCGGTGGAAAGCCCGGTCTGCCCTTGGTCCAGCAGGAACTTGAAGCGCTGGTTGGTATCTTCCGCCGTTCCGAAGCCGGCGAACTGGCGCATGGTCCACAGCTTGCCCCGGTACATGCTCGGGTAGGCGCCGCGCGTGAACGGGTACTCGCCAGGATGGCCGAGCTTCTCGTCGTACGACGATGCGGCGTGGTCCTCCGGCGTGTACACCGCGTCCACCTCCAGATCCGATAGGGTCGTATAGGCGCGCAGTCGGTCAGCC
The window above is part of the Candidatus Binatia bacterium genome. Proteins encoded here:
- a CDS encoding cobalamin B12-binding domain-containing protein, which gives rise to MPEKRLRILVAKPGLDGHDRGAKIIARALRDAGFEVIYTGLHQTPEMIAEAAAQEDVDGIGLSILSGAHMTLFPAVMQLLKQKG
- a CDS encoding methylmalonyl-CoA mutase family protein; translated protein: MTKSKSEWLRTVYPHSADRLRAYTTLSDLEVDAVYTPEDHAASSYDEKLGHPGEYPFTRGAYPSMYRGKLWTMRQFAGFGTAEDTNQRFKFLLDQGQTGLSTAFDMPTLMGYDADHPRSLGEVGREGVAVSSLADMEALFADIPLDRVTTSMTVNCSASVLLAMYFAMAQRRGIAWNKLGGTIQNDMLKEFIAQKEWISPPAPSVRVIVDMIEFCARQAPRWHAVSISGYHIREAGSTAAQELAFTLADGIGYVQAAIERGLEVDTFAPRLSFFFNVHSDFFEEIAKFRAARRMWATIMRERFGAKDPRSWLLRTHAQTAGCSLTAQQPLNNVVRVAIQALAGVLGGTQSLHTNSMDETLALPSEQAVLVALRTQQIIAEETGVANIVDPLGGSYAVEALTDRLEKEALAYIHRIDELGGIVRAIELGYPQKEIAEAAYRYQQEIDRGEKIMVGANKYQIEDEPPLELLRIGADVEPKQVQRVRQRKQARNAAAVGAALASVKQAAADGTNLMPPIIEAVKQECTVGEISDVFRDVFGVYRDPAWI